One Cryptomeria japonica chromosome 9, Sugi_1.0, whole genome shotgun sequence genomic window carries:
- the LOC131043957 gene encoding scarecrow-like transcription factor PAT1: protein MFKFESSQKRKQKRIEAELDNAVNQKRLGAYMVEGLVARMACSGATIYKALRCKEPASAELLPYMQILYEVCPYFKFGYMAANGAIAEAFKDEDRVHIVDFQIAQGSQWVTLLQALARGGGLELVGKRLSKLAETFKVPFEFHAVPMMGADVQVHMLEVRPRDALAVNFAFQLHHLPDESVNTSNHRDRILRRVKGLRPKVVTLVEQESNTNTAPFFPRFMETLSYYTAIFESLDVTLPRESKERINVELQLCYRDFLELS, encoded by the coding sequence CTGTCAATCAGAAAAGGTTGGGTGCATATATGGTAGAAGGTCTTGTGGCAAGGATGGCTTGCTCTGGAGCAACAATTTACAAAGCATTAAGGTGCAAAGAACCTGCTAGTGCAGAGCTCCTGCCATATATGCAAATCCTCTATGAAGTTTGCCCTTATTTCAAATTTGGTTATATGGCTGCAAATGGTGCCATCGCAGAAGCATTCAAAGATGAAGATAGAGTGCACATTGTGGATTTTCAGATTGCTCAAGGCAGCCAATGGGTTACACTCCTCCAAGCCCTTGCTCGAGGTGGAGGGTTAGAGTTGGTTGGTAAAAGATTATCAAAGCTTGCTGAGACTTTCAAAGTTCCATTTGAGTTTCATGCTGTGCCTATGATGGGTGCTGATGTTCAGGTTCATATGCTTGAGGTTCGACCTAGGGATGCATTGGCTGTGAATTTTGCTTTCCAGCTGCATCATTTGCCCGATGAAAGTGTAAACACAAGCAACCATCGGGATCGAATTTTACGGAGGGTAAAGGGACTAAGGCCAAAAGTTGTTACATTAGTTGAGCAAGAATCTAACACTAACACTGCACCGTTCTTCCCTAGGTTTATGGAGACTCTAAGCTATTACACAGCCATCTTTGAATCTCTCGATGTAACTCTTCCCAGAGAGAGCAAGGAGCGGATCAATGTTGAGTTGCAACTTTGTTATCGTGATTTTTTGGAGCTGTCATAA